One Streptomyces sp. NBC_01217 genomic region harbors:
- a CDS encoding alpha/beta hydrolase family protein produces MSDSAARDRDAAEAESALSHPPVAPDASAAYGSHPDQLIDFYAPRDGRTGAPVVVLLHGGAWRAPYDRQHVSPFADFLARRGFAVASVEYRRGSEIPQQRGSGPVAGRWPETFDDVAAAMDALPGLLAVVLPEADARRIVVTGHSAGGQLALWAAARHVLPEGSPWRLPAPPPLRGVVALAPIADFATAVELDVCSGAVGQFLGRADDFDERSAHADPAVLLPTGIATTVVQGTTDADVPKAVSEAFVDAAAKAGETVGLTLLPGVGHFPLIDPASDACAVVAEELAQLAW; encoded by the coding sequence ATGTCGGATTCTGCCGCGCGTGATCGTGACGCAGCCGAGGCCGAGTCGGCACTCTCGCACCCTCCGGTCGCCCCCGATGCGTCTGCCGCCTACGGCAGCCACCCCGACCAGTTGATCGACTTCTACGCCCCGCGCGACGGCCGGACCGGTGCGCCGGTCGTGGTTCTCCTGCACGGCGGGGCGTGGCGGGCGCCGTACGACCGGCAGCATGTGTCGCCGTTCGCGGACTTCCTGGCCCGGCGCGGTTTCGCCGTCGCCAGTGTCGAGTACCGGCGCGGCAGCGAGATCCCGCAGCAGCGGGGCTCCGGTCCGGTGGCGGGCCGCTGGCCGGAGACCTTCGACGATGTCGCCGCGGCGATGGACGCGCTGCCCGGGCTGCTGGCCGTGGTGCTTCCGGAGGCCGATGCCCGGCGGATCGTCGTCACCGGGCACTCCGCGGGCGGGCAGCTTGCCCTGTGGGCCGCCGCCCGGCACGTACTGCCCGAGGGCTCGCCGTGGCGGCTGCCCGCGCCGCCGCCGCTGCGGGGCGTCGTCGCCCTCGCGCCGATCGCCGACTTCGCCACGGCCGTCGAGCTGGACGTCTGCTCGGGGGCGGTCGGCCAGTTCCTGGGCCGCGCGGACGACTTCGACGAGCGGTCCGCGCACGCCGACCCGGCCGTGCTGCTGCCCACCGGGATCGCGACCACCGTGGTGCAGGGAACCACCGATGCAGATGTGCCCAAGGCCGTTTCCGAGGCGTTCGTCGACGCGGCGGCGAAGGCGGGGGAGACGGTGGGCCTGACCCTGCTGCCCGGCGTGGGCCACTTCCCGCTGATCGACCCGGCGAGCGACGCGTGCGCGGTGGTGGCGGAGGAGCTCGCACAGCTGGCCTGGTGA
- a CDS encoding tryptophan 2,3-dioxygenase family protein has translation MSTIHPDPEATGAQTPHLDFAGTTPYEDYVQADVLTHLQHLRSDDPGEMVFLVTTQVMELWFTVIVHEWETAAHALRENRLPVARDALKRSVRELEALNASWTPLAQLTPAQFNSYRAALGEGSGFQSAMYRRMEFLLGDKSASMLVPHRGAPRVHAELEKALAEPSLYDEVLALLARRGHAVPQAVLGRDLTQKYEPSPEVETIWAEIYANPDQHDELVRLGEALTDVGELVWRWRNDHLVATRRAMGSKTGTGGSAGVAWLEKRATKNVFPELWTARSHV, from the coding sequence ATGTCGACGATCCACCCCGACCCCGAAGCCACCGGTGCGCAGACCCCGCACCTCGACTTCGCGGGAACGACTCCGTACGAGGACTATGTCCAGGCGGATGTCCTGACCCATCTCCAGCACCTTCGCTCCGACGACCCGGGCGAAATGGTCTTCCTGGTCACCACCCAGGTCATGGAACTGTGGTTCACCGTCATCGTCCACGAGTGGGAGACCGCCGCGCACGCCCTGCGCGAGAACCGGCTGCCCGTCGCACGCGATGCGCTCAAGCGGTCGGTGCGGGAACTGGAGGCGCTCAACGCCTCCTGGACGCCGCTCGCCCAGCTCACCCCCGCCCAGTTCAACTCCTACCGCGCCGCCCTCGGTGAGGGCTCCGGCTTCCAGTCGGCGATGTACCGGCGGATGGAGTTCCTGCTCGGCGACAAGTCGGCGTCCATGCTCGTGCCGCACCGGGGTGCGCCCCGTGTCCACGCCGAGTTGGAGAAGGCGCTCGCCGAGCCGAGCCTGTACGACGAGGTGCTCGCCCTGCTCGCCCGGCGCGGGCACGCCGTACCGCAGGCCGTGCTCGGCCGGGACCTGACGCAGAAGTACGAGCCGTCGCCCGAGGTCGAGACCATCTGGGCGGAGATCTACGCCAACCCCGACCAGCACGACGAGCTGGTCCGGCTCGGCGAGGCGCTCACCGACGTCGGCGAACTGGTGTGGCGCTGGCGCAACGACCATCTCGTCGCCACCCGGCGCGCGATGGGCTCGAAGACCGGGACCGGCGGTTCCGCCGGGGTCGCGTGGCTGGAGAAACGGGCCACGAAGAACGTCTTCCCCGAGCTGTGGACGGCGCGCAGCCATGTCTGA
- a CDS encoding DUF3151 domain-containing protein — protein sequence MSIHENLLGGPPPTHLPDDPEPRELLANGTPPADVAAKYPTSSLAWAQLADEAFEGGRVIESYAYARTGYHRGLDALRRAGWKGHGPVPFEHEPNRGFLRALHALARAAQAIGEQEEYERCSTFLRDSSPTAAETLG from the coding sequence ATGTCGATCCACGAGAACCTGCTCGGGGGGCCTCCCCCGACCCACCTGCCCGACGACCCCGAGCCGCGCGAGCTGCTCGCGAACGGCACGCCCCCCGCCGACGTCGCCGCGAAGTACCCGACCTCCTCCCTGGCCTGGGCACAGCTCGCCGACGAGGCGTTCGAGGGCGGCCGCGTCATCGAGTCGTACGCCTATGCCCGCACCGGCTACCACCGCGGCCTCGACGCGCTGCGCAGGGCCGGCTGGAAGGGCCACGGCCCCGTACCGTTCGAGCACGAGCCGAACCGCGGCTTCCTGCGCGCCCTGCACGCCCTGGCGCGGGCCGCCCAGGCGATCGGAGAGCAGGAGGAGTACGAGCGCTGCTCGACGTTCCTGCGCGACTCCTCGCCGACCGCCGCCGAGACCCTGGGCTGA
- a CDS encoding MalY/PatB family protein — protein MSSTARYDFDTVVDRRGTWCVQWDGVADRFGVDGLLPFTISDMDFETAPQVLSALRARLDHGVFGYTTWQQDDFRSAIAHWYATRYGTRIDTGQLVYAPSVLSQLSQLLQMWTAEGEGVVVHTPTYDGFRKAITGLGRELRGVPVGDTGALERELARRDSKVLLVCSPHNPTGRVWTEAELGGMAALAARHGVAVISDEIHADFVHGEQVHVPWTRVGGEGRWALITSASKAFNFPALTGSYGLIGDPADRAEFLRRMETAEGLASPAVLSLTAHIAAYREGGAWLDEVRAYVAGNLALVADRLNKAFPELGWEPPQAGYLAWIDLRPAGVTDDEALQRVLIEHEKIAVMPGAVYGAEGFVRLNVGCPRSKAEAGVEALIRGVRAVAEAGA, from the coding sequence GTGAGTTCCACCGCCCGCTATGACTTCGACACCGTCGTCGACCGCCGGGGCACCTGGTGCGTCCAGTGGGACGGGGTCGCGGACCGGTTCGGAGTGGACGGACTGCTGCCGTTCACCATCTCCGACATGGACTTCGAGACCGCCCCGCAGGTGCTGAGCGCACTGCGGGCCCGGCTCGACCACGGGGTGTTCGGCTACACGACCTGGCAGCAGGACGACTTCCGCTCGGCGATAGCCCACTGGTACGCGACCCGGTACGGGACACGGATCGACACCGGGCAGCTGGTGTACGCGCCGTCCGTGCTCAGCCAGCTCTCGCAGCTGCTGCAGATGTGGACGGCCGAGGGCGAGGGCGTGGTCGTCCACACCCCGACGTACGACGGTTTTCGCAAGGCGATCACCGGGCTCGGGCGCGAGCTGCGGGGTGTACCGGTGGGGGACACCGGCGCGCTGGAACGCGAGCTCGCCCGCCGCGACAGCAAGGTCCTTCTCGTGTGCTCGCCGCACAATCCGACGGGCCGGGTGTGGACGGAGGCCGAACTGGGCGGGATGGCGGCGCTCGCCGCCCGGCACGGGGTCGCGGTGATCAGCGACGAGATCCACGCGGACTTCGTGCACGGGGAGCAGGTGCATGTGCCGTGGACGCGGGTCGGGGGCGAGGGGCGCTGGGCGCTGATCACCTCCGCGTCGAAGGCGTTCAACTTCCCGGCGCTGACCGGCTCGTACGGGCTGATCGGCGATCCGGCCGACCGGGCGGAGTTCCTGCGCCGGATGGAGACGGCGGAGGGGCTCGCCTCCCCGGCGGTGCTGTCCCTGACCGCGCACATCGCCGCGTACCGGGAGGGCGGGGCGTGGCTGGACGAGGTCCGCGCGTATGTCGCCGGGAATCTGGCGCTGGTCGCGGACCGGCTCAACAAGGCGTTCCCGGAGCTCGGATGGGAGCCTCCGCAGGCCGGCTATCTGGCCTGGATCGACCTGCGCCCGGCGGGCGTCACCGACGACGAGGCGTTGCAGCGGGTGCTGATCGAGCACGAGAAGATCGCGGTGATGCCGGGCGCGGTGTACGGGGCGGAGGGCTTCGTGCGACTGAACGTCGGGTGCCCGCGCTCCAAGGCGGAGGCGGGCGTGGAGGCGCTGATCCGGGGGGTACGGGCGGTGGCGGAAGCGGGGGCGTAG
- a CDS encoding sensor histidine kinase, which yields MTETNRTRSPEFRLAAGAVGGLRQDLFHDAFAYRPLAPMRTDGALTRRLSERMRARAAWTPHALVGFAALITFLIGIGTTNSSGIGSGIEIIVTGLLPALTVGMTLVRPVGAFWMSMALTPVTAVVTGGDWPWVPSMLLSHLVVLVVVAARTRPRTAAWMWVLTLVLGTFLENFGWHYSSTTGPMAVTSAFALLVVTVVQTRREAEREVTVQRTVTAVERDRRTLLEERTTIARELHDVVAHHMSVVAIQAEAAPYRVENPPPELEQAFVTIRENAVAALTELRRVLGVVRAEDYQAPDAPQPTLAQLDGLLANVREAGLETEKTVTGAVRELPQGVELSAYRIIQEALSNTLRHAPGADAKVEIGYVLGGLGLRVVNGPPTAPVKPSQGAGHGITGMRERVAMLGGDMTAEATEEGGYEITAFIPVQPADTTGESHEPRKAQAEQAEQS from the coding sequence GTGACCGAGACCAACAGGACCAGAAGCCCCGAGTTCCGGCTGGCCGCAGGGGCGGTAGGCGGCCTGCGGCAGGACCTCTTCCACGATGCGTTCGCCTACCGTCCGCTGGCGCCCATGCGGACCGACGGGGCGCTGACCCGGCGGCTGTCCGAGCGGATGCGCGCGCGGGCCGCATGGACGCCGCACGCGCTGGTCGGTTTTGCCGCACTGATCACGTTCCTCATAGGCATCGGCACAACGAACAGTTCCGGGATCGGGTCCGGGATCGAGATCATCGTGACCGGGCTGCTCCCGGCGCTGACCGTCGGGATGACGCTGGTCCGGCCGGTCGGCGCGTTCTGGATGTCGATGGCGCTCACTCCGGTGACAGCCGTGGTCACCGGCGGCGACTGGCCGTGGGTGCCGAGCATGTTGCTCTCGCACCTGGTGGTGCTCGTCGTGGTCGCGGCCCGGACCCGGCCGCGTACCGCCGCCTGGATGTGGGTCCTGACCCTGGTGCTCGGCACCTTCCTGGAGAATTTCGGCTGGCACTACTCGTCGACCACCGGGCCCATGGCCGTGACCTCCGCGTTCGCCCTGCTCGTGGTGACCGTCGTGCAGACCCGCCGGGAGGCGGAGCGCGAGGTGACCGTGCAGCGCACCGTGACCGCCGTCGAACGCGACCGGCGCACGCTGCTGGAGGAGCGCACCACCATCGCCCGCGAACTGCACGACGTGGTCGCCCACCACATGTCGGTCGTCGCGATCCAGGCCGAGGCCGCCCCGTACCGGGTGGAGAACCCGCCGCCCGAGCTGGAGCAGGCCTTCGTCACGATCCGGGAGAACGCGGTCGCCGCACTCACCGAACTGCGCCGGGTCCTCGGCGTCGTACGGGCCGAGGACTACCAGGCGCCGGACGCCCCGCAGCCCACCCTCGCCCAGCTCGACGGGCTCCTCGCCAATGTGCGCGAGGCGGGCCTGGAGACGGAGAAGACGGTCACCGGCGCGGTACGTGAACTGCCGCAGGGCGTCGAGCTGTCGGCGTACCGGATCATTCAGGAAGCCCTCAGCAACACGCTGCGGCACGCGCCGGGCGCCGACGCCAAGGTGGAGATCGGCTATGTGCTGGGCGGTCTCGGTCTGCGGGTGGTCAACGGGCCGCCCACCGCTCCGGTGAAGCCCTCGCAGGGGGCCGGTCACGGGATCACGGGGATGCGGGAGAGGGTCGCGATGCTGGGCGGCGACATGACGGCCGAGGCGACGGAGGAGGGCGGTTACGAGATCACCGCGTTCATCCCCGTCCAGCCCGCCGACACCACGGGCGAGTCGCACGAGCCGCGCAAGGCTCAGGCGGAACAGGCGGAGCAGTCATGA
- the pyrE gene encoding orotate phosphoribosyltransferase: MTDVRAELLQQIKDKAVVHGKVTLSSGLEADWYIDLRRITLDGKAAPMVGQVMLDVTAELDYDCVGGLTLGADPVATSMLHASAARGQELDAFVVRKAQKAHGMQRRIEGTDVKGRRCLVVEDTSTTGGSPLTAVEAVREAGGEVVAVATIVERGAAPAIAEAGLPYVHAYTVADLDLA; the protein is encoded by the coding sequence ATGACTGACGTACGTGCTGAGCTGCTCCAGCAGATCAAGGACAAGGCCGTGGTTCACGGCAAGGTGACCCTCTCCTCGGGTCTTGAGGCCGACTGGTACATCGACCTGCGCCGCATCACGCTGGACGGCAAGGCCGCTCCGATGGTCGGTCAGGTCATGCTCGACGTCACCGCCGAACTGGACTACGACTGCGTCGGCGGGCTGACGCTGGGCGCCGACCCGGTCGCCACCTCGATGCTGCACGCCTCCGCCGCGCGCGGGCAGGAGCTGGACGCGTTCGTCGTCCGCAAGGCGCAGAAGGCGCACGGGATGCAGCGCCGCATCGAGGGCACGGATGTGAAGGGCCGCCGCTGTCTTGTCGTCGAGGACACCTCGACGACCGGCGGTTCGCCGCTGACCGCCGTCGAGGCGGTGCGCGAGGCCGGTGGCGAGGTCGTCGCCGTCGCCACGATCGTGGAGCGGGGTGCGGCTCCGGCCATCGCGGAGGCCGGTCTCCCTTACGTCCACGCCTACACGGTGGCGGATCTCGATCTGGCCTGA
- the fbaA gene encoding class II fructose-bisphosphate aldolase, producing MPIATPEVYAEMLDRAKAGKFAYPAINVTSTQTLHAALRGFAEAESDGIVQISTGGAEFLGGQHNKDMVTGAVALAEFAHIVAAKYDVTVALHTDHCPKDKLDGYVRPLLDISAERVAKGQNPLFQSHMWDGSAETLADNLAIGQELLAKAAAAKIILEVEITPTGGEEDGVTHEINDELYTTVDDALRTAEALGLGEKGRYLLAASFGNVHGVYKPGNVVLRPELLKDLQEGVAAKYGKSSPFDFVFHGGSGSTEQEIATALENGVVKMNLDTDTQYAFTRPIVDHVFRNYDGVLKVDGEVGNKKVYDPRSWGKSAEAGMAKRVTEACANLRSTGTKLK from the coding sequence ATGCCCATCGCAACCCCCGAGGTCTACGCCGAGATGCTCGACCGGGCGAAGGCAGGCAAGTTCGCCTACCCGGCCATCAATGTGACGTCGACCCAGACCCTGCACGCTGCACTGCGCGGCTTCGCGGAGGCGGAGAGCGACGGCATCGTCCAGATCTCCACCGGTGGGGCGGAGTTCCTGGGCGGCCAGCACAACAAGGACATGGTCACGGGCGCCGTCGCCCTCGCCGAGTTCGCGCACATCGTCGCCGCCAAGTACGACGTCACGGTCGCGCTGCACACCGACCACTGCCCCAAGGACAAGCTGGACGGTTACGTGCGTCCGCTGCTCGACATCTCCGCCGAGCGCGTCGCCAAGGGTCAGAACCCGCTGTTCCAGTCGCACATGTGGGACGGCTCGGCCGAGACCCTCGCCGACAACCTGGCCATCGGCCAGGAGCTGCTCGCCAAGGCCGCCGCTGCCAAGATCATCCTTGAGGTCGAGATCACCCCGACCGGCGGCGAGGAGGACGGCGTCACGCACGAGATCAACGACGAGCTGTACACCACCGTCGACGACGCGCTGCGCACCGCCGAGGCGCTCGGTCTGGGCGAGAAGGGCCGCTACCTGCTGGCCGCCTCCTTCGGCAACGTCCACGGCGTCTACAAGCCGGGCAACGTCGTGCTCCGTCCCGAGCTGCTGAAGGACCTCCAGGAGGGCGTCGCCGCCAAGTACGGCAAGTCGTCCCCCTTCGACTTCGTCTTCCACGGCGGCTCCGGCTCCACCGAGCAGGAGATCGCCACAGCGCTGGAGAACGGCGTCGTGAAGATGAACCTCGACACCGACACCCAGTACGCCTTCACCCGCCCGATCGTGGACCACGTGTTCCGCAACTACGACGGTGTGCTGAAGGTCGACGGCGAAGTCGGCAACAAGAAGGTCTACGACCCGCGCAGCTGGGGCAAGTCCGCCGAGGCCGGCATGGCCAAGCGCGTCACGGAGGCCTGCGCCAACCTGCGTTCCACCGGCACCAAGCTGAAGTAG
- the kynU gene encoding kynureninase — protein MSETFAARAAALDAADQLADLRKLFTLDDTVYLDGNSLGALPAHVPARVQEVLTREWGELRIRSWDESGWWTAPERIGDRISPLVGAAAGQIVVGDSTSVNVFKAVVAASRLAPQGRDEILVDATTFPTDGYIAASAARMTGHRLVPVAPAEVPDALGARTAAVLLNHVDYRTGRLHDLPGLTAAVHAAGGLAVWDLCHSAGALPVGLDEHGVDLAVGCTYKYLNGGPGSPAYLYVAERHQAAFDSPLPGWTSHADPFGMAPGYAPADGAVRGRVGTPDILSMLALEASLDVWNGVSIEAVRAKSLALTDFFLECVAAYAPEGRVTSITPDAHAERGSQVALRCADAEPVMSALIARGVVGDLRRPDVLRFGFTPLYVGFADVERAARVLGEVLGEALEG, from the coding sequence ATGTCTGAGACCTTCGCCGCGCGGGCCGCGGCACTCGACGCCGCCGATCAGCTCGCCGATCTGCGCAAGCTGTTCACCCTCGACGACACCGTCTACCTCGACGGCAACTCGCTCGGTGCGCTGCCCGCTCATGTACCCGCCCGGGTGCAGGAGGTCCTCACCCGCGAGTGGGGCGAGCTGCGCATCCGGTCCTGGGACGAGAGCGGCTGGTGGACCGCGCCGGAGCGGATCGGCGACCGGATCTCCCCGCTCGTCGGGGCCGCCGCCGGGCAGATCGTCGTCGGCGACTCCACCAGCGTGAACGTCTTCAAGGCCGTCGTCGCCGCGAGCCGGCTGGCGCCCCAGGGGCGCGACGAGATCCTCGTCGACGCGACGACCTTCCCCACGGACGGGTACATCGCCGCGTCCGCCGCCCGGATGACCGGCCACCGGCTCGTCCCGGTCGCCCCCGCCGAGGTGCCGGACGCGCTGGGCGCCCGTACCGCGGCCGTCCTGCTCAACCATGTCGACTACCGCACCGGCAGGCTCCACGACCTGCCCGGACTCACCGCCGCCGTGCACGCGGCGGGCGGCCTCGCCGTGTGGGACCTGTGCCACAGCGCGGGCGCCCTGCCCGTGGGCCTGGACGAGCACGGCGTGGACCTCGCGGTCGGCTGCACGTACAAGTACCTCAACGGCGGCCCCGGTTCGCCCGCCTATCTGTACGTCGCCGAGCGCCACCAGGCGGCCTTCGACTCGCCGCTGCCGGGGTGGACGTCGCACGCCGACCCGTTCGGCATGGCCCCCGGGTACGCCCCGGCGGACGGCGCCGTACGGGGCCGGGTCGGCACCCCCGACATCCTCTCCATGCTGGCGCTCGAAGCGTCGCTGGACGTGTGGAACGGGGTGTCGATCGAGGCGGTACGGGCCAAGTCCCTGGCGCTGACGGACTTCTTCCTGGAGTGCGTCGCGGCGTACGCGCCCGAGGGCCGGGTCACCTCCATCACTCCGGACGCGCACGCCGAGCGCGGCAGCCAGGTCGCACTGCGGTGCGCGGACGCGGAACCGGTGATGAGCGCGCTCATCGCACGGGGCGTCGTCGGGGATCTGCGCCGCCCTGACGTGCTGCGATTCGGGTTCACCCCGCTGTACGTGGGCTTCGCCGACGTGGAGCGGGCGGCGCGGGTGCTGGGCGAGGTGCTCGGCGAGGCGCTGGAGGGCTAG
- a CDS encoding MFS transporter, with product MPDAETGAIRVASPTGRWVILTTVLGSSMAMLDSTVINVALPRIGKDLGTDLAALQWTVNAYMLTLAGLILLGGSLGDRYGRRRVFAVGVVWFAAASVLCGIAPNAAVLIAARALQGIGGALLTPGSLALIQASFHPDDRARAVGLWSGFGGVGAAIGPFVGGWLVDGPGWRWVFLLNVPVAAVCLPVALRHVPESRAPEAHGRFDVLGAVLGALALALVTYALIEAPGRGASGVVIGSAVGGIVLGAVFVQVERRRKDPMLPPSVFASRQFTVVNIITLCVYAALGGYFFLSAIQLQVVAGYSALGAGTALLPTTVLMLLFSASAGELGQRIGPRIPLTVGPLIAAAGMLLMLRVGPGSSTASAYFSDVLPAVGVLGVGLVTVVAPLTATVLASVDTARAGLASGINNAAARAAGLIAVAALPLLAGMGPEAYRDPGEFAATFRRAMPMCAGLLVLGSLIAWATVRKPPVTAGEKEKARPECTVHCGIVSPPLEPAPGEAGRPGGGGPFLGKPGGNGPLPGKPDTPGAG from the coding sequence ATGCCTGACGCAGAGACGGGGGCCATCCGCGTCGCCTCCCCCACCGGACGCTGGGTCATCCTCACCACCGTCCTCGGCTCCAGCATGGCCATGCTGGACTCCACCGTCATCAACGTGGCCCTGCCCCGCATCGGCAAGGACCTCGGCACCGACCTGGCCGCCCTCCAGTGGACCGTCAACGCCTACATGCTGACCCTCGCCGGGCTGATCCTCCTCGGCGGCTCCCTGGGCGACCGGTACGGGCGGCGGCGGGTCTTCGCCGTCGGTGTCGTCTGGTTCGCCGCCGCGTCCGTGCTGTGCGGCATCGCGCCGAACGCCGCGGTGCTGATCGCCGCCCGCGCTCTCCAGGGCATCGGCGGGGCGCTCCTCACGCCCGGCTCGCTGGCGCTGATCCAGGCGAGCTTCCATCCCGACGACCGGGCCCGCGCGGTCGGGCTGTGGTCGGGGTTCGGCGGGGTCGGGGCCGCCATCGGGCCGTTCGTCGGCGGCTGGCTCGTCGACGGACCCGGCTGGCGGTGGGTGTTCCTGCTCAACGTGCCGGTCGCCGCGGTCTGTCTGCCGGTGGCGCTGCGCCACGTACCGGAATCGCGCGCCCCGGAAGCACACGGGCGCTTCGACGTGCTGGGCGCCGTCCTCGGTGCGCTGGCCCTCGCCCTGGTGACCTATGCGCTGATCGAGGCGCCGGGCCGGGGGGCGTCCGGCGTGGTGATCGGGTCCGCCGTCGGCGGGATCGTGCTCGGGGCGGTGTTCGTACAGGTGGAGCGGCGGCGGAAGGACCCGATGCTGCCACCGTCGGTCTTCGCGTCCCGGCAGTTCACCGTCGTCAACATCATCACCCTGTGTGTGTACGCGGCGCTCGGCGGCTACTTCTTCCTCTCCGCGATCCAGCTCCAGGTCGTGGCCGGGTACTCGGCCCTCGGCGCGGGCACGGCCCTGCTGCCGACGACCGTGCTGATGCTGCTCTTCTCGGCCTCCGCGGGCGAGCTGGGCCAGCGCATCGGGCCCCGCATCCCGCTCACCGTCGGACCGCTGATCGCCGCCGCCGGAATGCTGCTGATGCTGCGGGTCGGGCCGGGGTCGAGTACCGCCTCCGCCTACTTCAGCGATGTGCTCCCCGCGGTCGGTGTGCTCGGCGTCGGGCTCGTCACCGTGGTCGCACCGCTCACCGCGACCGTACTGGCCTCCGTGGACACCGCACGGGCCGGTCTCGCCAGCGGGATCAACAACGCGGCCGCCCGCGCCGCCGGACTGATCGCGGTGGCCGCGCTGCCGCTGCTCGCCGGGATGGGTCCGGAGGCGTACCGGGACCCCGGCGAGTTCGCAGCGACGTTCCGGCGGGCCATGCCGATGTGTGCCGGGCTGCTCGTGCTCGGTTCGCTGATCGCCTGGGCGACCGTACGGAAGCCTCCTGTGACGGCGGGCGAGAAGGAGAAGGCGCGCCCCGAGTGCACGGTGCACTGCGGCATCGTCTCCCCGCCCCTGGAACCCGCCCCCGGGGAGGCGGGGCGGCCGGGCGGGGGCGGCCCCTTCCTGGGGAAGCCGGGCGGGAACGGGCCCCTGCCGGGGAAGCCGGACACACCCGGCGCGGGCTGA
- a CDS encoding aldose epimerase family protein yields MSSSEKDVRLSVGDAELTVNPTNGCRISSLRIGGTELLRQGERFGCFPMVPWCGRTENGLFHNGDVLHRLPVNSPPHAIHGTGRNTAWRTARVGEQEAAFYYDLADPWPYPGRVTQTFELSEDSLTLAFGIETYDDSFPAQAGWHPWFLRNLGGGGKDVQLAFDAAWQEERGANHLPTGRRIPPLPGPWDDCFGMPDGVDVTLTWPEQLELTVKSRTEWVVIYDEQDEAVCVEPQSGPPNGLNTAPHYVTPIEPLEIATTWSWRTL; encoded by the coding sequence GTGAGTAGCAGCGAGAAGGACGTCCGGCTGTCCGTCGGCGACGCAGAGTTGACCGTGAACCCGACCAACGGCTGTCGCATCAGCAGCCTGCGGATCGGTGGCACCGAGCTGTTGCGGCAGGGGGAGCGGTTCGGCTGCTTCCCGATGGTGCCGTGGTGCGGGCGCACCGAGAACGGGCTCTTCCACAACGGCGACGTCCTGCACCGGTTGCCGGTGAACTCCCCGCCGCACGCCATCCACGGCACCGGCAGGAACACCGCATGGCGGACCGCCCGGGTGGGTGAGCAGGAGGCCGCGTTCTACTACGACCTCGCCGACCCCTGGCCGTACCCGGGCCGGGTGACCCAGACCTTCGAGCTGTCCGAGGACTCGCTCACCCTCGCCTTCGGCATCGAGACCTACGACGACTCGTTCCCGGCGCAGGCCGGCTGGCACCCCTGGTTCCTGCGCAACCTCGGCGGCGGTGGCAAGGACGTACAGCTGGCCTTCGACGCGGCCTGGCAGGAGGAGCGGGGCGCGAACCATCTGCCGACAGGCCGCCGCATCCCGCCGCTGCCCGGCCCGTGGGACGACTGCTTCGGGATGCCGGACGGGGTCGATGTGACGCTCACCTGGCCGGAGCAGCTGGAGCTGACCGTGAAGAGCCGGACCGAGTGGGTCGTGATCTACGACGAGCAGGACGAGGCGGTCTGTGTGGAACCGCAGTCCGGTCCGCCGAACGGACTGAACACCGCTCCCCACTACGTCACCCCGATCGAGCCGCTGGAGATCGCGACGACCTGGAGCTGGCGCACCCTCTGA